The Cervus canadensis isolate Bull #8, Minnesota chromosome 24, ASM1932006v1, whole genome shotgun sequence nucleotide sequence CTCCGTCctttccccgccccctccctgccaccccggCCACTTGGGAGAGTCATTTCATTTCTCAAATTAAAAATCCATTCTGTGCTGTGAATAATAGATGGGATGAGCCCTGGAGGCTGGGAGGACAGGAAGCTGGTTGGGGGAGATGTTTTCCAGGGCGAGACAGATCCTGCAGCACTCTCGGTGGGGCAAGTGGACTGGTGGAGTGGGGTGGAGTCAGGGGGCATCTCCCAGAGCAGAGGCAGGGCTGCGGGGTTCAGGTTTGAGCAGCGGGCAAAAATAGAGGCACAGGCTGTCCCCACACATACAAGCCAGATGGGTATAGAAATGGGTCTGATCACCATAGGCTCCAGGTGGGGCCAGGCTGGCTTCAGGTCAGCAGTCCTCCTGTGAAGTCAAGCACTTAGCACCTGACTTGGTGGAAACTGAACAGACCTGAGTCCTCATTGTGGGCACACAGGGGTTGCACCCCTCTCCAGGCATCCAGACCTGGGGATGCCCTGCCCAGCAAGGGTGGCCTGCCATCTGGGAAGGGGAGAGGTAGAGGGTCCCCCTACCTCTGCCCCTAGCGCTGCCCTCCTTTTCCCTCTCTAACCAGCTCCCCTgctgcccaccaccccccaaaTCGGGCATCCAGCTGCCTCCTCTGGGCTTGGCTGTGTCCTGTCATCCTCCTGCTTCTCAGTCAGAAGAACAAGACAACGAGAAGGGACACTGGACACTGGAAACCTCAAAAGGAGAGTGAGGGAGCCGGAGGCCAGATACCTACTGCCCTCCACTCATCTCCACTCAGCTCTGCTTTCTGAGGACAGAAGTgcctgggaggcagggctggtcACTCTTTATTGGTGGGCAGTGCAGGGGGGTCTAGGATTGAAGGGTCCTGGGCCCAGTCCCCACTCAGCCCCCGTGGGCCCTGGTGGCTGTGCTCAGGCCTGGGGGAGcctctgggctgggggtgggggtgaggtgcTGTACAGAGAGAGATGGAACCAGGAAGACAGGGCGGCCGGTCCAGGGCAGTTGGGAGGCAGATGAACGGATCAATGGCAGCTGGGTGTGTAGAAGAGGGCTGGCCGTGAGGGAGGTCCTATGGCTgacctgggagggaggggggatggaggaggagctgagggcctgggtcccccaccccccagtggcTGGAGCGGCAGAGTCCCTGGGGAAGCATGTTTGCCTTTGTGCCTTTCTGTCGGAAGAGAGTCGGCTCCCTGAGACAAtatccatttttatatttcttggaAATTTCACGGCATTCatttcagggaaaataaaagcTGTCATTGCTGGAGAAATGATACCAATCAGGGCCTGAAAAGGCTGGAAAATTATCCTCCTGGAGACAAAATGTTGAGGGAAAAATGCAGATTAAAAGCACAAAGAGACACTTTACCACcgtcctgccctcccctccccctgtaAGGAATCACCACATTTTACATAACTCCACCTTCCCTGGGTGGAATTAATTGAACCCAAGAAGAACTAACTCACGGGTCAAAGGAGGACTGTGAGATGGCCAGAGATGGAGATAGAGAGTATCCAGAGTGGTAGCTCAGAGGTGGACACAGGGACAGAAAAGGAACAGGCAGGATGTGGGCAGAGGTGGCCCCTTAGGGCCTGGCTGATGAGCAGCCCCAGGGAGGGGACTGGACAGTGGGTTCTTTAGTCCCtgcctcactgtggtttttattaGATGGGGCCCCATGGCAGTCTCAGGCAGTCTCTGACTCCGTTTAGGTGAGTCCTGCAACCTGGAACCCTCAGGCCTGGGAGCACTGGTGCTTTGTGGGGTGCCCTGCTAGGGACCATGGAAGCAGAGTGGGTGGACAGCTCGGGGCAGAGAAAGCAGACTCCGGAAATGGTATCATTCATCCAAGAAACAAGCCCTGAGTTCTGTGTGTCCTGCATGGACCAGGCCCTGCTGGTACAGTGTGGAGTGAGGTCTGGCAGCAGCAGGCCGTGTCCAGGGGCTGGGAGTCGTGGTAGGGAGGtcccatattaaaaaagcaagttgagggacttccctcctggtccagtggttaagattccatgctcccactgtgcaggagacaggttcagtctccaggaactaagatcctataggccatgcagcacagccaaaaacctacaaacaacaaatgcaaaTTGAACCAGAAGAAAGAAGTGGGTGGATAAATTCATAGTCCCCCATCCTGACCTGTCCCCCACCTCTCCAAATACCAGGGTCCTGAGGTCCAAGGGCCTGTTTGAGGCAGAGCCCGCAGGCTCCCGGTGCTGGCTCCTGCAGGGTGggttctttcattctttccagtCGTTTTCTCCCCCCGGGCCAGGGGCTTCCAGCGGGTACCACGGCCACCCAAGGTTTGGGGGCGGTGCTGAGTCTGGCCCTGTGGCCCCTTCTTGTAGCAGTCTCCAGAACTCTTCCCCCATCACTGCCAACCAACACCCAGGCGCCCGCGCTagtggtggggaggtggggaggggtggggagagaggggtgggCCTGAGCACGGACAGATGCTAAAGGAGAGGATTGGGAAACCCCCGGATTGAAGCGCTCTGGTCCAGGCGGTACCGGCACTATTTCAGCGCGCCCCACAGCCTATCCGTGAGTCCTCCCTGGACGGTGCTCCAGTcctgtgggctgggctgggctggctcATCGTCTCATCAGCTTTAGCTTGAGCCCCTTTCAGACGGTCTGGCAGGCATTCctgcgtgggggtggggggcgggcatcGAATCGGAGGGGACAAGGTACCCTCATTCCTCTCGGGACTAGAATTCCCGAGCCCAGAATCGGTGCCAGACCCTTGGGAGCTTGTTCCCGCAGCCGCCTTCCCCGCCCCCGAGCTGCCACCGAGCTGACAGGTAGCCGGGATGCAGGCAGGAAGAAGGAGGGGGTGCGGGGGGCGCGCGGAGGAGGGTGGAGCCGCCGGCTCGCCCCCTCCCTCGGGGCCGGCGGGCGGCGCAGCGCGGCGCGGCAGCAGAGGAGGCGGCGGGCGCACGGAGAGAGCGGCAGCCCGCCCCGCTCCCCCCGGGCTCCGGCTCCGGCTCGGGCTCCATCTGCGCTGTTTCCGCGCCGCCCGAGCGCGCACCTGCCGGGTAAGTGGCACCCGAGCCCGCCGCCGCCGCGACCACCGTCAGCCACCTCCGCCGCCGCGCCGAGCCTCCAGGCTTTGTCTGCGTCCTCGcggctccggctccggctccAGCGGCGACTCGCGGGCTCGGTGCTCGGGCTCCGCGGACTGCCCGGCGCGGGCGGGAGGCTGCGCACCAAGAGCTCGGGGCGCACCGGGCCAGCTCGCTCTGTGCCGGGAATGAAACTTCGTCCAAGTTTGGGTTCCGGGGAGAACCTGTTGAAGCCGGGAGGGGCCGGGGGGCGAGGACGCGGGACGGAACCGGTTCCAGGTCTTTTAGGGCCGTCGGGTCTTTCTCCCTGATCCTGGGCGGGACGGCGCGCCGGCGCGGGGGCTTGGGAAAGGGACTGGTGAGGATTCTGACCATTGAATAGAGAGGACGGGGCCGGGGATGGCTTTGCGGACAGCCGCGAGGACAAAGTTTGGTTCTCGAGTCTCTTTCTTGAGCATCTAGTTCCAGTGCGGAAAGCTGAAGGCGGCTTCCGGGGCCGCATGGACGCCGCACTGACCACACCTCCTTTTCCCGGCCTCagctttccccctccccccatctggCCTTGACTGTAGCAGGTCGGGGGCAAGCaatgcagagaagaaaaacaatctTTCATTGAcggcctactatgtgccaggcccggTGCCCGGAGCTTTATTACAGGGGCCTCCCCAATCTGCTGCCGGCACGTGTGTGCAGGGACAGAGGACGGTAATGGACGGACGGTGCCTACAGTGGCTGGTGGCCGCTGGgagccttctccctccctccatccccgaGTGGCGCAGGgaggccaggccccaggcccaCTCGCTGCTGGGGATTCCGGGTGGCCTCCAGCCTTTGGACCTAGGCCTGTACCCTTCCTCGTCGGGCTCGTGGGTCCCGTCGGGCCCCAGTGCCTTTCTGAACCTGTGTCTACTTTTCCTGCAGCTGCGGCCCAGGGGCCATGCAGAGGCCGGCTGGGAACCTGGCGGCCCGGAGCAGCCTGCTGTAGCAGAGACCGCCCAGGGCTGCGCGGCGGCGGCAGCTGAGCCATGGAGGCCCCGTATTCGATGACAGCACACTACGACGAGTTCCAGGAGGTGAAGTACGTGAGCCGGTGCGGTGGGGGAGGCTCGCGGGGAACGTCGCTGCCCCCCGGCTTCCCGCTGGGTGCGGGGCGCAGCGCCACCGGGGCCCGAGCCGGGCTGCCGCGCTGGAACCGGCGCGAGGTGTGCCTGCTGTCGGGGCTGGTGTTCGCCGCGGGCCTTTGTGCCATCCTGGCCGCCATGCTGGCTCTCAAGTACCTAGGtccgggggcggcggggggcgccGCCTGCTCCGAGGGCTGCCCGGAGCGAAAGGCCTTCGCGCGCGCCGCCCGTTTCTTGGCCGCCAACCTGGACGCCAGCATAGACCCGTGCCAGGACTTCTACTCCTTCGCGTGCGGCGGCTGGCTGCGGCGCCACGCCATCCCGGACGACAAGCTCACCTACGGCACCATCGCGGCCATCGGCGAGCAGAACGAGGAGCGCCTGCGGCGCTTGCTGGCGAGGCCCGGGGGTGGGCCGGGGGGCGCGGCCCAGCGCAAGGTGCGCGCTTTCTTCCGCTCTTGCCTGGACATGCGGGAAATCGAACGGCTCGGCCCGCGGCCCATGCTCGAGGTCATCGAGGACTGCGGGGGCTGGGACCTGGGCGGCGCGGCGGAGCGCCCGGGGGCGGCGGCGCGCTGGGACCTCAACCGGCTGCTGTACAAGGCGCAGGGCGTGTACAGCGCCGCCGCGCTCTTCTCGCTCACCGTCAGCCTGGATGACAGGAACTCCTCGCGCTACGTCATCCGCGTGAGTGAGCCACCCCCGCAAGCCCCCGCCACGGGCACCCCCACAAGCGGCTAGGAACTAGGAGTGCCGCGGCCTGGCACGCCTGCCCCGCGCGCCCCGTGCGCCCGGGAGACCGGTGCGGAAGGGGGAGCTTAGGGGGATGGAGGGGAGCGCACACCGGCAGAGCGCGGGAGGAGGGCGCAAGTAATTTCCCTCGAGTAATTGCGGTGTTTAGCGGAGCCGCGGGAGCCGCAATTTCCCAGCCCTCTGGCAGGCGGTGAGAGCTCGGGGAGGGGTGTGCTGACGGGCTGTGGTGACAGGCCTGTCGGGCTGGGGCTGGCTGAAATGCCTGAggaggggggcgggcgggggtcAGCTGTCAGTGAGCGCGAGAGTGCCCCTCAAGGGTGGGGAAAGGAAAGGAtttcaaaaggaaagagagggacGGGTGGCGGGCACCTGGGTGGGGGGTGTAGGGAGGGTGGGGACCGGGGAGCCATACCCATTCAGTCCCCAGTTTAGGCCAGTCAGTCAGTCCTGGGGGCTTAGAGCAGCTGCTCTGGATTTGAGGCAGGGGCTGTCGTCTTTATGCTCCGGGGGTTTGTGACAGTGGATGCCTGGCAAGTCCTCCATTTGCCTGTTGGAAGGGGATTCAGTCTGTTTGCAGGAACCCGGAGTGTTGATGTCTGaaccccatctctctccccagatTGACCAGGATGGGCTCACCCTGCCAGAAAGAACCTTGTACTTAGCTCAGGACGAGGAGAGCGAAAAGGTGTGGGCGCATGGGATGGGgttccagggaagccctgggactcCGGGAGGCATGGACCGGGGCCTGGCACTGCCTGCATCCTTGCCCTGCCCCTTCCTGGTGCAGATCCTAGCAGCATACCGGGTGTTCATGGAGCGCCTGCTCAGCCTCCTGGGTGCCGAGGCAGTGGAGCAGAAGGCCCGGGAGATCCTGCAGCTGGAGCAGCAGCTGGCCAACGTGAGCAGGCGCCGGCTTCGTGCTGGGGGCGGGAAGGCTCCGGCGGGGCTGGGTCAACCCTGCCCTTCATCCCCAGATCACAGTGTCCGAGTATGATGACCTCCGGCGAGATGTTAGCTCAGTGTACAACAAGGTGACCCTAGGGCAACTGCAGAAGATCACCCCCCACGTGAGTGCCACCCAGCTCTGCGGGGTGGCGGGGAGATGCTGATCTTGGGACCCCTGGGCTGTCCCCTCCCTGAGTCCTTCCATGGCCATGGACTCCTGTGACCTCTGGtcgcctctccctgccccctccctgccttctGTGGTCCCTGCCACACCTGGTCCCTCTGTCCCCATCTGTGGCCCCCCCAGCTGCGGTGGAAGTGGCTGCTGGACCAGATCTTCCAGGAAGACTTCTCGGAGGATGAGGAGGTGGTGCTGCTGGCCACAGACTACATGCAGCAGGTGTCACAGCTCATCCGCTCCACCCCCCACAGGTAGGGCTTCCAGTCACCCACCTGCCCCCCGCCCCGGTCCCTCCCCTGCATCCCAGAGCTATCTGCTTGGAGAGCTTTGAATCCCTGCCTCCACTTCTGTCCAGCATCCGCATTGGGGAGGCAGGTGAGGAGCACTGGAAAAGGAGTCCCGATCCCTAGGTTCAGACCTGGCTGTCCCCTCTACTGTGTGGGACCCTGGGCAGGGCCGGGAGCTTCCCAGGCTGCAGTTTTCTCATGTGGGGATGGCAAGACTTAAGTGAGCCTGAAGTTAAAAGGGGACGCTGTGGCAGTTACTCTGCTCCCCCAGGACCACCAGGAGGAAAacctccctggcctctgccccatCTCAGGAAGGAGCTGAGGCCCTTCGAGGCCAGCTCTGAGATAGGCAGTCACCCCAAGCACCCACTCTCCCTCCACATGGCAAGTGGAAAATGGTGCTGGCCCATGCTCCAGGAGCACCCAGCGCTTTCTCGCTGGCCTGAGGCGTATCTGCTGTGTGTGGGCCCAGCTCTTCTCCCTGACTGGGGCTGGGAGGACCTGGAACAACCCTCAGTCCTGTGCAGGTGCTTGGTCCTGCCccgggctgggggctgggtgtGGGGCGCCTGTTGGGACACCCAGTTGCTTCATCTGGCCCTTAGGATCCTGCACAACTACCTGGTGTGGCGCGTGGTGGTGGTCCTGAGCGAGCACCTGTCCCCGCCGTTCCGAGAGGCGCTGCATGAGCTGGCCCGAGAGATGGAGGGCAGTGACAAGCCACAGGAGCTGGCCCGTGTCTGCCTGGGCCAGGCCAACCGTCACTTTGGCATGGCGCTTGGTGCCCTGTTTGTACACGAGCACTTCTCGGCTGCCAGCAAGGCCAAGGTCAGGCTGCCTggccttggggggtgggggagtgggtgcTGAGCCGGGGATGAAGCTTTTGCATGACTGTGGTCCAAGCATGAGGAGCACGGGGAGCCCCGAACATCCCTCCTGCAGCGAGGGGCACCGGGCTCAGGGAGGGCTgagccctctctgagcctccagggtgCTCCTCACTGGGcctcctcccccaggaagcctACCTGGTTTGTCAGCCGCAGGACGCTCTCCCCACCAAGCTCCTGCCCGGCCTGCTCTGCCATGCTCAGTGGGATGGCCTTAGGAATGTACGTGATCTTTGCTGGGGCAGTTAGCCCCTTCCAGACCAAGCTTCCTTTCAGGGTCCAGGGCCTGAATCTCTTACCTCCAAGGTCTCCCCTTGGTGCTGAGCACCCAGTCCTGGGCTTCGGAAGTGGTGCTGAATGATTAGGGGGGTAACCCTTGCTCCAGGTGCTGGGGACCCAGAGCTATGGCCtcctggattgatcccttgatcctTGACCCCTGGCCCTGCAGGTACAGCAGCTGGTAGAAGACATCAAGTATATCTTGGGCCAGCGCCTGGAGGAGCTAGACTGGATGGATGCTGAAACCAAGGCGGCCGCGCGGGCTAAGGTGAAATGGGATCCTGGTCCCATATGTTGGTTCCATAAACATGCATTAAGTGCCTACTCTATGCTAAGTGCTGggaaaacaaaagagacaaagatgccTCTATGGAGTTGGCATTACCCAGCCTCCTCTCCCCGTTCCTTGAGCCCCACTCCTACACTGGCCCTGGAGCTTTCTCCCTTGGGGGGTTAGGGGGCTATCTCCTGAGGCCCCAGTCCACCCCTGACCCTCTCGCTTACAGCTTCAGTacatgatggtgatggtgggctACCCAGACTTCCTTCTGAAACCCGAGGCCGTGGACAAGGAGTATGAGGTgggcctgccctctgcccctgccctAACCAGCCACGCTTCTTCAGGCCTATGGCCAAGACCCCCATGGAGACCAACCACCACCACAGGGAAGGAGCCAGAGCCCTCAGCTGATG carries:
- the ECEL1 gene encoding endothelin-converting enzyme-like 1 isoform X1 produces the protein MEAPYSMTAHYDEFQEVKYVSRCGGGGSRGTSLPPGFPLGAGRSATGARAGLPRWNRREVCLLSGLVFAAGLCAILAAMLALKYLGPGAAGGAACSEGCPERKAFARAARFLAANLDASIDPCQDFYSFACGGWLRRHAIPDDKLTYGTIAAIGEQNEERLRRLLARPGGGPGGAAQRKVRAFFRSCLDMREIERLGPRPMLEVIEDCGGWDLGGAAERPGAAARWDLNRLLYKAQGVYSAAALFSLTVSLDDRNSSRYVIRIDQDGLTLPERTLYLAQDEESEKILAAYRVFMERLLSLLGAEAVEQKAREILQLEQQLANITVSEYDDLRRDVSSVYNKVTLGQLQKITPHLRWKWLLDQIFQEDFSEDEEVVLLATDYMQQVSQLIRSTPHRILHNYLVWRVVVVLSEHLSPPFREALHELAREMEGSDKPQELARVCLGQANRHFGMALGALFVHEHFSAASKAKEAYLVCQPQDALPTKLLPGLLCHAQWDGLRNVQQLVEDIKYILGQRLEELDWMDAETKAAARAKLQYMMVMVGYPDFLLKPEAVDKEYEFEVHEKTYFKNILNSIRFSIQLSVKKIRQEVDKSTWLLPPQALNAYYLPNKNQMVFPAGILQPTLYDPDFPQSLNYGGIGTIIGHELTHGYDDWGGHYDRSGNLLHWWTEASYSRFLRKAECIVHLYDNFTVYNQRVNGKHTLGENIADMGGLKLAYYAYQKWVREHGPEHPLHRLKYTHNQLFFIAFAQNWCIKRRSQSIYLQVLTDKHAPEHYRVLGSVSQFEEFGRAFHCPKDSPMNPAHKCSVW
- the ECEL1 gene encoding endothelin-converting enzyme-like 1 isoform X2, which encodes MEAPYSMTAHYDEFQEVKYVSRCGGGGSRGTSLPPGFPLGAGRSATGARAGLPRWNRREVCLLSGLVFAAGLCAILAAMLALKYLGPGAAGGAACSEGCPERKAFARAARFLAANLDASIDPCQDFYSFACGGWLRRHAIPDDKLTYGTIAAIGEQNEERLRRLLARPGGGPGGAAQRKVRAFFRSCLDMREIERLGPRPMLEVIEDCGGWDLGGAAERPGAAARWDLNRLLYKAQGVYSAAALFSLTVSLDDRNSSRYVIRIDQDGLTLPERTLYLAQDEESEKILAAYRVFMERLLSLLGAEAVEQKAREILQLEQQLANITVSEYDDLRRDVSSVYNKVTLGQLQKITPHLRWKWLLDQIFQEDFSEDEEVVLLATDYMQQVSQLIRSTPHRILHNYLVWRVVVVLSEHLSPPFREALHELAREMEGSDKPQELARVCLGQANRHFGMALGALFVHEHFSAASKAKVQQLVEDIKYILGQRLEELDWMDAETKAAARAKLQYMMVMVGYPDFLLKPEAVDKEYEFEVHEKTYFKNILNSIRFSIQLSVKKIRQEVDKSTWLLPPQALNAYYLPNKNQMVFPAGILQPTLYDPDFPQSLNYGGIGTIIGHELTHGYDDWGGHYDRSGNLLHWWTEASYSRFLRKAECIVHLYDNFTVYNQRVNGKHTLGENIADMGGLKLAYYAYQKWVREHGPEHPLHRLKYTHNQLFFIAFAQNWCIKRRSQSIYLQVLTDKHAPEHYRVLGSVSQFEEFGRAFHCPKDSPMNPAHKCSVW